CTTACAACCACAGTGCCTTTCAGGATTTATGTTTTTATGATTCTGATAAGTTTGTTGCTGCCCACTCTGTTAACAATAGGCATATTGCTTAAAGGCACCGGTATTTCTGTTAAAGCGGCTTTAAGTGATTACGGAATATCGCCCGATATCGCCAAAAGTAAATTTTCATTTTTAAAGAAAGTAAAGCTTCCCGGTCACTTAAATCTGGCAATACGGAATTCGCAGCGTAACATGGGCAGGCTGAGCGTTACAATTTTTGCAATGGCTTTTGGTGTGGCAATTTTCAATACCGGATTTAATGTGCGGAAATCGCTTTGGGTATTGCTGACGCAGTATAAAGAAGAGATGCATTACGATGTGCAGGTTGTTCTGAATAATCCGGTGACGAATGACAGTGCCTTGTACCGTTTCAAGTCATTAAACAATGTGGCAGCTGTTGAAACGTGGCTGGGCGGTCGTGGCGAGATTCAATCAAAAATAGTTTTTACCGACAAAGGTGCCGGAATTGTTGCGCTTCCGGGAAATTCAAAACTACTTCAATTGAAAATCCGTGAAGGTCGATGGCTGACTTCATCCTCCGGTTTCGAAATCGTTCTCAATCAGCAGGCACTTGCGCTTTACGGAAATCCTGCCCTTGGCTCTAAGATTGATATGACCGTTGGAAGTAAAAGCGTTAAAGCAACAGTTGTGGGCGTAACACAGCAATTCGAGCGACCTAAAATTTATGTTGATATCAACCGTTACGATTCGCTTTTCAATCCACTGCATCTGGTGAATACCATAACGTTTGTTGCAAAGAACAATGATTACAGCTCAGTCGTGGCTCTTAAAAAGGATATTGAACGTGCTATTGAGCCTTCCGGTCTGGATATAGCTTATGTGATGTCGCAGGCCGAAAGAGTGAAAATAATTTACGACCATCTGGATATCATTTTATCCTCCATAATTCTGCTCTCATTTTTAGTGCTTGTGGTGAGTGCCATCGGAATGGCTTCGGCAACCGGAATTAATATCTGGGAGCGCACCCGCGAAATTGGCGTCATGCGCTCCATTGGGGCAACACCCGGGAAAATTTACTCCATATTTGTTACCGAAGGTATGATAAGCTGCGTGATAAGCATTATGATGGGGCTGATTTTTTCGATTCCTTTAAGTCGTCTGGCCGCCGTATTTTTCGGGGATTTAATGTTGGGAAAAGATGCAAAACTGGAATATGCATTCAGCCTGAACGGCTTTTTGATTACCATAGCCGTAACGCTGATATTCGGATGGCTGGCAAGCCGGATTCCCGCAAGGTCGGCTATTAAAGTGTCGACACACAAGGCATTATCGTACGAATAATTTTAATATAAATAAAATGAAAAATGTCCGTTTAAGTTTATTACTGCTCATCAATCTGCTGGCCGTAAGTGCATTTTCGCAAACAGCTCAAACAGAAACAACATTTACGGTGCATGCAAGCGGCTTTGAATCCAATACAGGTCAGGCTATGTTACGATTGTTCCGTGCGGGCGATGAA
This DNA window, taken from Bacteroidota bacterium, encodes the following:
- a CDS encoding FtsX-like permease family protein gives rise to the protein MDKKLIKAVRDLSSNPKRTLLVVFALMLGIWGLGTVLVSYTILMKDLSANYQRTSPLNVVYHSTDFDKLNLKEFNEKPEIAGAEFRDFSLHRIEIRPDVWIPLWIFGVENFEDFKLARVFQQEGNLVPEPGTILMERDGKKVSDILLDSAPKVRIGGKTIRVKVSGICFDPAQAPATQDAFIYSYTDKKTYTQITGLPVNQRLIVRLKNVNSKQDVERTSKLLEAYFAAKGIIISSVDIPKFNEHPHQWQLNTLLFLIGTIGFLAFIMGSVLVSQLVKSIMANQIKQIGILKAIGASQRQVFKIYIAMLLIIGAIAGAIAIPLSIKSGSAFAYFIAGKLNFDILTTTVPFRIYVFMILISLLLPTLLTIGILLKGTGISVKAALSDYGISPDIAKSKFSFLKKVKLPGHLNLAIRNSQRNMGRLSVTIFAMAFGVAIFNTGFNVRKSLWVLLTQYKEEMHYDVQVVLNNPVTNDSALYRFKSLNNVAAVETWLGGRGEIQSKIVFTDKGAGIVALPGNSKLLQLKIREGRWLTSSSGFEIVLNQQALALYGNPALGSKIDMTVGSKSVKATVVGVTQQFERPKIYVDINRYDSLFNPLHLVNTITFVAKNNDYSSVVALKKDIERAIEPSGLDIAYVMSQAERVKIIYDHLDIILSSIILLSFLVLVVSAIGMASATGINIWERTREIGVMRSIGATPGKIYSIFVTEGMISCVISIMMGLIFSIPLSRLAAVFFGDLMLGKDAKLEYAFSLNGFLITIAVTLIFGWLASRIPARSAIKVSTHKALSYE